From Venenivibrio stagnispumantis:
AGGCAAGTATTAAACTTGCCCCTGTTGATTTTATTGTAAAACTTCCTCTTTCTCTTTTTTCTTTCTTGGTTTTTTCACTTTTATATCCACTTTGCCATCTTTCGTAAGTATCACTTCTGCTGTAGAGCCTGCCGGAAGTTTGCCTTCCAATATCTTCTCTGCAAGTAAATCCTCTACTTGTGATTGAAGAGCTCTTTTTATACTTCTTGCTCCATATTCCGGTCTGAACTCCTTCTCTATCAAGTAGTCTACAAACTCTTTCGAAAGTTTTACAGTTATATCCCATTCTTTTAACCTTTTGTTTATTTCATTTAATTGGTTATATATTATACCTTGAATTATGTTTTTGTCCAATGGTCTGAAAACGATTATTTCATCTAATCTATTTATAAATTCAGGGCTAAATGCCTTTCTTACTTGATCCATAACATTTTTCTTAAGTTCATTGTAATCAACTATTGCAGATTTTGTTTCAAATCCCATCTTACCACTCTCAAGTATCATTCTTGCACCAAGATTAGATGTCATAATTATTATAGTATTACTAAAATCTACTACTCTACCAAAAGAATCTGTTAATCTTCCATCATCAAATATCTGCAAGAATATATTAAATACATCCGGATGTGCTTTTTCTATTTCATCAAAAAGTAAAACAGAATAAGGTTTTCTTCTTACTGCTTCTGTAAGTTGTCCTCCTTCCTCATATCCAACATATCCAGGAGGTGCTCCTATTAATCTTGATACTGTATGTTTTTCCATATATTCAGACATATCAAATCTGATAAGTGCATCTTCCTTACCAAAAAGATACTCTGCCAATGCTTTAGCAGTTTCAGTTTTACCAACACCTGTTGGTCCAAGGAATAAGAAAACACCTATTGGTCTATGTCTTCCCTTTAATCCTACACTGTTTCTTCTTATAGCTTTAGCTACTGCAGATATAGCTTCTGTTTGGTCTATCACTCTTTTATGTAATTCATCTTCTATATGAAGTAATTTTTCGCTTTCTGTTTCTGTTAATCTTGCAACAGGTATACCTGTCCATCTCGCAATTACTTCAGCTATATCTTTTTCTACTACTTTCGGTTTGTTTTTCTTTCTTTCTTCTCTCCATTCTATTTTTAGAGTTTCAAATTTTGCTCTTATTTTAAGCTCTTCATCTCTAAATTTTGCTGCTTTTTCATAATCTTGCTCTTTTACTGCTTCTGCTTTTGCTTCCTCTATCTCTTTAAGTTTTTCTTCAAGTTTTTTAAGCTTAGGTGGAAGCTCAACTTCCCTAAGTCTTACTAAAGCTCCTGCTTCATCTATGAGGTCTATAGCTTTGTCCGGCAATTGTCTATCGGCTATATATTTTACTGAATATTCTACTGCTTTTTCTATAGCAGAATCTGTATATGTAACTTCATGGAATTCTTCAAATTTTTTCTTTAATCCTTTTAATATCTTTATTGTATCTTCTATTGATGGTGCCTCTACTAAAACAGGCTGAAATCTTCTTTCTAAGGCTCCATCTTTTTCTATATATTTTCTATATTCATCAAGGGTTGTCGCTCCTATTACCTGTATTTCGCCTCTTGCAAGGGCTGGCTTTAACATATTTGATGCATCTATGGAGCCTTCTGCTGCACCGGCTCCTATAAGTGTATGAAGCTCATCTATAAATAAAATTACATTTGGGGCTTTTTCAAGCTCTTTTAAAATATTTTTTAATCTTTCTTCAAACTGACCTCTATATTTTGTGCCGGCTACCAATGATGCTAAATCAAGGGCTACTATTCTCTTTCCAAGAAGTGGTTCAGGAACTGTTCTATCTGCTATTCTTTGGGCGAGTCCTTCAACTATTGCTGTTTTACCTACACCTGGCTCACCGATTAATACCGGATTATTTTTTCTTCTTCTTGCAAGTATCTGTATAACTCTTTCTATTTCCCTATCTCTACCTACTACAGGGTCAAGTTTACCTTCCCTTGCAAGGGCTGTTAAATCTCTGCTAAATCTATCTAAATTTGGTGTTGGAGCTTGTTTATTTTGTTCCTGTGGTGGCACTTCTCCTAAGATTTGAAGTATCTCTCTTCTGACAGAGTATTCTTCCAAACCAAATCCTCTTAAAACCCTACCACCAAGTCCTGTTTTTTCTCTCACGATACCTATTAGTAAATGTTCAGGCCCTACAAATTGATGATGTAATATTTTTGCTTCCTCAACTGCAAACTCAAGAACCCTCTTAGCATCCGGAGCAAACAAAACTTCCCCTGTATGCATTCCTTTTGTCATTTGAGATAATAAACTTTTTTTCACTTTATCTGCAGATATACCAAAACGGGTTAATACAAGTATAGTTATATCTTCCTCTTCAAGCAAAGCAAGCAATAGATGTTCAGAACCTAAATAATTATTTTTATAGTTTATAGCTTCTTCTCTTGCCTGTAATATTATTTTTCTTGCTTTTTCTGTAAATTTCTCAAACATGACTTACCTCTCTTTTTTAACAAAAATTATTACTCAATAAATTTATGCTTATTTTAAAAAATGCAATGTATTTTTATTTTATCATAACTGAAGAAGCTTTTTTTTGATATAATTTTTATGATAAAAAATTATTTAGGAGATAATCTTTTGATAATATTAGATGGAAAAAAAATATCTACCAAAATTAAAGAAGAGATAAAAAAAGATATAGAAAATTTAAAAAAACAAGGCTTTAGAGAACCTTGTCTTGCAGTAATATTGGTAGGAAATGACCCAGCAAGTCAGGTCTATGTAAATAACAAGAAAAAATCTTGTGAAGAGGTTGGCATAAAATCTTTATCTTATAATTTACCTGAAAATATTACAC
This genomic window contains:
- a CDS encoding ATP-dependent Clp protease ATP-binding subunit, which gives rise to MFEKFTEKARKIILQAREEAINYKNNYLGSEHLLLALLEEEDITILVLTRFGISADKVKKSLLSQMTKGMHTGEVLFAPDAKRVLEFAVEEAKILHHQFVGPEHLLIGIVREKTGLGGRVLRGFGLEEYSVRREILQILGEVPPQEQNKQAPTPNLDRFSRDLTALAREGKLDPVVGRDREIERVIQILARRRKNNPVLIGEPGVGKTAIVEGLAQRIADRTVPEPLLGKRIVALDLASLVAGTKYRGQFEERLKNILKELEKAPNVILFIDELHTLIGAGAAEGSIDASNMLKPALARGEIQVIGATTLDEYRKYIEKDGALERRFQPVLVEAPSIEDTIKILKGLKKKFEEFHEVTYTDSAIEKAVEYSVKYIADRQLPDKAIDLIDEAGALVRLREVELPPKLKKLEEKLKEIEEAKAEAVKEQDYEKAAKFRDEELKIRAKFETLKIEWREERKKNKPKVVEKDIAEVIARWTGIPVARLTETESEKLLHIEDELHKRVIDQTEAISAVAKAIRRNSVGLKGRHRPIGVFLFLGPTGVGKTETAKALAEYLFGKEDALIRFDMSEYMEKHTVSRLIGAPPGYVGYEEGGQLTEAVRRKPYSVLLFDEIEKAHPDVFNIFLQIFDDGRLTDSFGRVVDFSNTIIIMTSNLGARMILESGKMGFETKSAIVDYNELKKNVMDQVRKAFSPEFINRLDEIIVFRPLDKNIIQGIIYNQLNEINKRLKEWDITVKLSKEFVDYLIEKEFRPEYGARSIKRALQSQVEDLLAEKILEGKLPAGSTAEVILTKDGKVDIKVKKPRKKKEKEEVLQ